In Bubalus kerabau isolate K-KA32 ecotype Philippines breed swamp buffalo chromosome 4, PCC_UOA_SB_1v2, whole genome shotgun sequence, one DNA window encodes the following:
- the LOC129650522 gene encoding small integral membrane protein 15, giving the protein MFDLKAWAEYVVEWAAKDPYGFLTTVILALTPLFLASAVLSWKLAKMIEAREKEQKKKQKRQENIAKAKRLKKD; this is encoded by the coding sequence ATGTTTGATTTAAAGGCTTGGGCTGAGTATGTTGTGGAATGGGCTGCAAAGGACCCATATGGCTTCCTTACAACAGTTATTTTGGCTCTGACTCCATTGTTTCTAGCAAGTGCTGTGCTATCTTGGAAATTGGCCAAGATGATTGAGGCCAGGGAAAAGgagcaaaagaagaaacaaaaacgtCAAGAAAATATTGCAAAAGCTAAACGACTAAAAAAGGATTGA